The following are encoded in a window of Staphylospora marina genomic DNA:
- the nth gene encoding endonuclease III encodes MAEKPKRVPVRRILDTLAELYPDAHCELEYRNPFELLIATILSAQSTDRQVNIVTRGLFQKFPRPEDFLDLTPDELAEHIRGLGLFRNKSRNILETCRILVEQYGGEVPGDREKLEALPGVGRKTANVVLSNAFGVPALAVDTHVHRVANRLALADSKDPLETERQLMKRVPKNEWSITHHRIIWHGRRVCNARSPRCTECRLLPVCWYGKTQAQASRALTNRKAKS; translated from the coding sequence ATGGCGGAAAAACCCAAGCGGGTTCCGGTGCGTCGGATTCTGGACACGTTGGCGGAGCTGTACCCCGACGCCCATTGTGAACTGGAATACAGGAACCCGTTCGAACTGCTCATCGCCACCATTTTGTCGGCCCAGTCCACCGACCGGCAGGTGAACATCGTGACCCGGGGGTTGTTTCAAAAATTTCCCCGGCCGGAGGATTTCCTTGATCTGACCCCGGACGAACTGGCCGAACACATCCGCGGACTGGGACTGTTTCGCAACAAAAGCCGCAACATCCTGGAAACGTGTCGCATTTTGGTGGAACAATACGGAGGAGAGGTGCCGGGAGACCGGGAAAAGCTGGAGGCGCTCCCCGGCGTGGGTCGGAAAACGGCAAACGTGGTCCTCAGCAACGCGTTCGGCGTTCCCGCGCTGGCCGTGGACACCCACGTGCATCGGGTGGCCAACCGTCTGGCCTTGGCCGACAGCAAGGATCCGTTGGAGACGGAACGGCAACTGATGAAACGCGTGCCGAAGAACGAATGGAGCATCACACACCACCGGATCATCTGGCACGGACGCAGGGTGTGCAACGCCCGCTCTCCCCGTTGCACGGAGTGCCGATTGCTCCCCGTTTGCTGGTACGGAAAGACGCAGGCGCAAGCATCCCGTGCATTGACAAACCGGAAAGCGAAGTCGTAG
- a CDS encoding D-2-hydroxyacid dehydrogenase encodes MIHCVSTAKMSDRHRKALREEFPGLRFSFFENIAQAENVLPDADILVTYGEDLTDGIIERCGKLKWIQVISAGLELMPFDAIRNRGILVTNARGIHAVPMSEYVMAVLLQIVRKTDEFMKNRRNAAWDRSIRVGELFGSTLGIVGTGAIGRAVAEKAKVFGMRTIGVNSSGTPQPHIDEILPASRLDELLSRSDFVVLTVPLTPRTEKLIGARELKWMKPTAWLINVARGAVTDEAALVDALRERTIAGAVLDVFTQEPLPQDHPFWKMDNVILTPHISGRSPMYMTRALEIFRHNLKVWLRGEGEWVNRIDPEKGY; translated from the coding sequence GTGATTCACTGCGTATCAACCGCAAAGATGAGCGACAGACACCGGAAAGCGTTGCGGGAAGAGTTTCCCGGACTTCGCTTTTCGTTTTTCGAAAACATCGCGCAGGCGGAGAACGTGTTGCCGGATGCCGACATCCTCGTCACGTACGGGGAAGATTTGACCGACGGGATCATCGAGCGCTGCGGGAAGCTGAAATGGATCCAGGTCATCAGTGCGGGTCTGGAACTCATGCCGTTTGACGCGATCCGCAACAGAGGCATTCTCGTGACCAATGCCCGGGGCATTCATGCCGTGCCGATGTCCGAATACGTGATGGCCGTCCTGCTCCAGATCGTGCGCAAAACGGACGAGTTCATGAAGAACCGGAGGAATGCGGCGTGGGACCGGAGCATCCGGGTGGGAGAGCTGTTCGGGAGCACACTCGGCATCGTGGGCACGGGGGCGATCGGCCGGGCCGTGGCGGAAAAGGCGAAAGTGTTCGGCATGCGGACGATCGGCGTCAATTCGTCGGGAACGCCGCAGCCGCACATCGATGAAATCCTCCCGGCGAGCCGGCTGGACGAGCTGCTTTCCCGGTCCGACTTCGTGGTCCTGACCGTGCCGCTGACGCCCCGGACGGAGAAGTTGATCGGGGCCCGGGAACTGAAGTGGATGAAGCCGACCGCCTGGCTGATCAATGTCGCCCGCGGCGCCGTGACGGATGAAGCGGCTCTGGTGGATGCGCTTCGCGAGCGGACCATCGCGGGGGCGGTGCTCGACGTGTTCACGCAGGAACCGCTGCCGCAAGACCATCCGTTTTGGAAGATGGACAACGTGATTCTCACTCCGCACATCTCGGGCCGTTCCCCGATGTACATGACCCGTGCCCTGGAGATTTTCCGGCACAATCTGAAGGTATGGCTTCGCGGGGAGGGAGAATGGGTCAACCGGATCGATCCGGAGAAAGGATATTGA
- the perR gene encoding peroxide-responsive transcriptional repressor PerR, with the protein MSSSRLAEAVEALKEAGVRMTPQRQAILSFLYSTMSHPTADEIYKALEGTFPNMSVATVYNNLRVFKEAGLVKELTYGDSSSRFDANMMDHYHVICRKCGKITDFDHPPLSMMESRAAEATGYQVESHRMELYGVCPDCQRKQ; encoded by the coding sequence ATGAGCAGCAGCCGCCTGGCGGAGGCCGTTGAGGCTCTGAAAGAGGCAGGAGTTCGCATGACGCCGCAAAGGCAGGCGATTCTCAGCTTCCTGTACTCGACGATGAGCCACCCGACTGCCGATGAGATTTACAAAGCGCTTGAAGGAACCTTTCCGAACATGAGCGTGGCCACCGTATACAACAACCTCCGCGTGTTCAAGGAAGCCGGATTGGTCAAAGAGTTGACGTACGGCGATTCATCCAGCCGTTTTGATGCCAATATGATGGACCATTATCACGTCATCTGCCGCAAATGCGGAAAGATCACCGATTTTGACCACCCGCCTCTTTCCATGATGGAAAGCCGGGCGGCCGAAGCCACCGGTTACCAAGTGGAATCACACCGGATGGAATTGTACGGAGTGTGCCCGGACTGTCAGAGAAAACAATGA